One bacterium genomic window carries:
- a CDS encoding M1 family metallopeptidase, protein MKRWLLIIGLLLNTLAAQEMTNKSGTANYDLTARLLPVQKAVQGSYKLEWWNFSKDTVREMQFHLYLNAFKNERSTFFKEGGGRTRSSSEAMSEQDCGWIDSLEFSIDGTKLPYEFIQMDDENEDDQTVIRISLPHPVWPQSSIRIDGRFYSKLPRVFERTGFTEDEFYMIAQWYPKIGVWENGQWNCHQFHANSEFYADFGDYRMRITVPSEYIVGANAQLEKKETYDSTTTYHFFQKNVIDAVWTASPHFTEMKQTVASGERSVEVTYLFSPGREKMAERYRACVPAMFQYFYEWIGEYPYPNFTIVDVPLGEELASGGMEYPTLVTTGSYFGPYWMNRFVDNSFLEVVTFHEFAHNYFQSMLASNEFEEPWLDEGFASYAEHRALERYFNTPGKVGLMFDIGGAAYTSMDYHRSSYLKHPDRGTVAGKSWVIPRSFYQTAVYSKPVLILTTLERYLGRSVMDKILSTYYQRWRFKHPKTQDFIDVVNNVSGRDMQWFFDQFIFTSKAVDYEVVDITYETDEASGLIHNIVNIRNNGEAVMPVSICFRFENSDSLTAEWDGKATERKFEFNTTSKIVSCWIDPEKINVMDVRWSNNFLSVESSYEGIARYTLRIQNWVQSLLMNLSVFI, encoded by the coding sequence ATGAAACGTTGGTTATTGATCATCGGGCTTTTACTTAACACGCTGGCCGCTCAGGAAATGACAAACAAATCCGGTACGGCCAATTACGATTTGACTGCCAGATTATTACCTGTACAAAAAGCCGTACAGGGGTCGTACAAATTGGAGTGGTGGAATTTTTCTAAAGATACGGTTCGAGAAATGCAATTTCATCTCTATCTTAATGCTTTCAAAAACGAACGATCAACTTTTTTCAAAGAAGGGGGCGGTAGGACCCGTTCGTCATCCGAAGCGATGAGTGAACAAGATTGCGGATGGATTGACAGTCTTGAATTTAGTATCGATGGAACAAAACTGCCTTACGAATTCATACAAATGGATGATGAAAACGAAGACGATCAAACGGTTATTCGTATTTCGTTGCCCCACCCAGTATGGCCTCAATCTTCCATACGGATCGATGGCCGTTTTTACTCTAAATTGCCTAGGGTATTTGAACGAACAGGATTCACTGAAGATGAGTTTTATATGATCGCACAGTGGTATCCTAAAATTGGTGTATGGGAAAACGGGCAATGGAATTGTCATCAATTTCATGCCAATTCCGAATTTTATGCTGATTTCGGAGATTACCGTATGCGCATTACCGTTCCCTCCGAGTACATTGTTGGCGCCAATGCGCAGTTAGAAAAGAAAGAAACGTATGATAGTACAACAACGTACCATTTTTTTCAAAAGAATGTGATCGATGCTGTGTGGACGGCATCGCCGCATTTTACGGAGATGAAACAAACTGTGGCATCGGGAGAACGCTCCGTCGAAGTAACTTACTTATTTTCGCCGGGTCGGGAAAAAATGGCTGAACGTTATCGGGCGTGCGTTCCGGCGATGTTTCAATATTTTTACGAATGGATCGGTGAATATCCTTATCCGAATTTTACTATCGTAGATGTGCCGCTTGGAGAAGAACTGGCGTCGGGCGGTATGGAATATCCTACATTAGTGACAACCGGATCGTATTTTGGCCCATATTGGATGAACCGGTTTGTCGATAACTCATTTCTTGAAGTAGTGACATTCCACGAATTTGCACACAATTATTTCCAGAGTATGTTGGCTTCGAATGAATTTGAAGAACCATGGCTCGATGAAGGATTCGCATCGTATGCCGAACACCGTGCTCTTGAGCGTTATTTCAATACCCCGGGTAAAGTCGGTTTGATGTTTGATATAGGTGGAGCGGCCTATACATCAATGGATTATCATCGTTCGAGTTATCTCAAACATCCTGATAGGGGTACGGTTGCCGGAAAGTCGTGGGTGATTCCCAGAAGCTTTTACCAGACGGCCGTTTACAGTAAACCCGTCTTAATTCTGACGACTCTTGAACGTTACCTCGGGCGTTCGGTAATGGATAAAATTTTATCAACGTATTATCAACGATGGCGTTTCAAACATCCGAAAACGCAGGATTTCATAGATGTAGTCAACAACGTTTCCGGGCGCGACATGCAATGGTTTTTTGATCAATTTATTTTTACTTCCAAAGCGGTCGACTACGAAGTAGTTGATATTACTTATGAAACAGATGAAGCATCCGGGCTGATCCATAACATCGTGAACATACGAAATAATGGAGAAGCGGTGATGCCGGTCTCGATTTGTTTTCGATTTGAAAATAGCGATTCACTGACGGCCGAATGGGATGGAAAAGCAACTGAAAGAAAATTTGAATTTAACACCACTTCAAAAATCGTTTCATGTTGGATTGATCCCGAAAAAATCAACGTAATGGATGTACGCTGGAGTAATAATTTTTTGTCAGTCGAATCTTCATATGAAGGCATTGCCCGATATACTTTGAGAATTCAGAATTGGGTACAATCTTTATTAATGAATTTGTCCGTGTTTATTTGA
- a CDS encoding DNA alkylation repair protein, with the protein MLLEEVIGQLKTLAHLEAVENMRRIEVPTDHVLGVSIAALRRFSKKIEKNHNLAQQLWNAGFYETRVLAAFIDEPDKVTERQMDRWIRESESSELCDLCCGNLFDKTPWAYQKAVEWSGKSEELTKRSGFMLMAELAVHDKKTANEEFTALLEIIKREASDDRSLVKKSMGLALRQIGKRNACLNAHAIQIATLLNTSELKPVRSIGQEALRELTDAKLLHRLQPLQSS; encoded by the coding sequence ATGCTTCTCGAAGAGGTCATTGGCCAATTAAAGACATTGGCGCATTTGGAAGCAGTAGAAAACATGCGTCGTATTGAAGTTCCTACCGACCATGTTTTAGGCGTGTCCATTGCCGCTTTGAGACGATTTTCCAAAAAGATCGAAAAAAATCATAATTTAGCTCAACAATTGTGGAATGCCGGTTTCTATGAAACCCGTGTGCTCGCGGCTTTTATAGACGAGCCTGATAAAGTTACGGAAAGACAAATGGACCGCTGGATTCGGGAATCAGAATCGTCAGAGCTTTGTGATCTATGTTGCGGTAATTTATTTGATAAAACTCCGTGGGCATATCAAAAAGCTGTCGAATGGTCCGGTAAGAGTGAAGAACTGACCAAACGATCAGGATTTATGTTAATGGCGGAACTGGCTGTTCATGACAAAAAAACGGCCAACGAAGAATTCACAGCGTTATTGGAAATCATTAAGCGCGAAGCGTCCGACGACCGCAGTCTTGTAAAAAAATCAATGGGGTTAGCCTTGCGTCAGATTGGAAAACGCAATGCGTGCCTGAATGCTCATGCTATACAAATAGCTACATTACTTAATACTTCCGAACTTAAACCTGTTCGCTCAATAGGCCAGGAAGCATTGCGTGAATTAACCGATGCTAAGTTACTTCATCGGCTCCAACCTCTTCAATCTTCTTAA
- a CDS encoding M23 family metallopeptidase, which yields MKVNRIKWLTGFFAAVFLVLIGSLIYYYAHAYKVFYYDDLQTQYDQLAADNLRVKSIEREYRRVKQENEKIRKVFGLLGQLESDSGVAAREKRDNSMFSTMQAMNAPADEPIESKNIAASDQERLWIPDYMISSRVVPSLMPVNSNFIARGYKEVSENQKAPHYGIDIVAEEGALVKATADGWIMFADWLTDYGNTIIMYHGYGYFSVYKHLEHILSREGLAVKLGDPIGTVGKTGLMATGTHLHFEIWKDGIAQDPGEFLPQIREALAASQIDSLTIKP from the coding sequence ATGAAGGTTAACCGGATCAAATGGCTGACCGGTTTTTTTGCAGCTGTTTTCTTGGTATTGATCGGTTCTTTGATATATTATTATGCGCATGCCTATAAGGTTTTTTATTACGATGATCTTCAAACGCAGTACGATCAATTGGCTGCGGATAATTTGCGCGTAAAGTCGATTGAAAGGGAATACCGGCGGGTTAAACAAGAGAATGAAAAAATCCGCAAAGTTTTCGGTTTGTTAGGTCAATTGGAAAGCGACAGCGGCGTTGCAGCGCGTGAAAAGCGCGACAATAGTATGTTCAGTACTATGCAAGCAATGAACGCACCGGCTGATGAACCTATCGAATCGAAAAATATCGCGGCATCGGATCAGGAAAGATTGTGGATTCCAGATTATATGATTTCATCTCGCGTCGTTCCATCGCTGATGCCGGTTAATAGTAACTTCATCGCCCGTGGATATAAAGAAGTCAGCGAAAACCAGAAAGCGCCACATTACGGAATCGATATTGTTGCCGAAGAAGGCGCTTTAGTTAAAGCAACAGCCGATGGCTGGATTATGTTTGCAGACTGGTTGACCGATTACGGCAACACGATTATTATGTATCATGGTTACGGATATTTTTCTGTATATAAACATTTGGAACATATCTTGAGCCGTGAAGGATTGGCCGTAAAGTTAGGCGATCCGATTGGAACGGTTGGGAAAACAGGATTAATGGCAACTGGGACGCATTTACATTTTGAAATTTGGAAAGACGGTATCGCACAAGATCCGGGTGAATTTTTGCCGCAGATCCGCGAGGCTTTGGCGGCATCGCAAATAGACAGTTTAACCATCAAACCATAG
- a CDS encoding FHA domain-containing protein, which yields MKSLKYLYHIDSGRNFLLEEDIELTIGRAFDNRIVIDAPFVSRHHAAIGWKNKRLYIRDLHSTNGTIINGIPVFDAYAYEVNDSDEIRIGNERFVVLDQNAVISHNFSNQKMPGDTAIMYAGF from the coding sequence GTGAAATCTTTAAAGTATCTTTATCATATCGACAGTGGCCGTAATTTTCTGCTTGAAGAAGACATCGAGTTAACCATTGGGCGTGCATTTGACAATCGTATCGTCATCGATGCGCCGTTCGTTTCCAGACATCATGCGGCAATTGGCTGGAAAAATAAGCGCTTGTATATTCGTGATCTGCATAGCACCAATGGGACTATCATTAACGGTATCCCGGTATTTGACGCGTATGCTTATGAGGTGAATGATTCCGATGAGATACGAATAGGGAATGAACGTTTTGTGGTATTGGATCAAAACGCAGTCATTTCACATAATTTCTCGAATCAGAAAATGCCGGGAGACACAGCAATTATGTATGCGGGATTTTAA